One Sphingobacteriales bacterium genomic region harbors:
- a CDS encoding 4'-phosphopantetheinyl transferase superfamily protein, whose protein sequence is MALVKVIQERWESQIGIWKVEESIEELKNKLILNEEEIRFYNSLNKNKRNLHWLSSRVLLRTLLKTDEFIEVYGDKHGKPHLVNLDYEISISHSYDYAAAMISKKKVGVDIEKIKPVISNIALKFLHECELKQVDIQSDIKKLYVYWCAKESVFKMNGKKGLIFREDIVIDPFDFNEDGDKVSAYYVTDGKKNDVVIDYQLIDGYMLTYVIQD, encoded by the coding sequence ATGGCACTGGTGAAAGTTATTCAGGAACGATGGGAATCCCAGATAGGTATCTGGAAGGTCGAAGAAAGTATAGAAGAATTAAAAAATAAACTGATTCTCAATGAGGAAGAAATCAGGTTTTATAATTCTCTTAACAAGAACAAAAGAAATCTTCACTGGCTGAGCAGTCGTGTTTTACTGCGTACTTTACTAAAAACTGACGAGTTTATTGAAGTTTATGGAGACAAACATGGAAAACCTCATCTGGTTAACCTTGATTACGAAATTTCCATCTCCCACTCTTACGATTATGCAGCTGCCATGATTAGTAAAAAAAAGGTTGGAGTTGATATTGAAAAAATAAAGCCTGTCATTTCTAATATTGCCCTTAAGTTTTTACATGAATGCGAATTGAAACAAGTTGATATTCAATCGGATATAAAGAAACTTTATGTGTACTGGTGTGCCAAGGAATCGGTATTTAAAATGAATGGGAAAAAAGGCCTTATTTTCAGGGAAGACATTGTCATTGACCCGTTTGATTTCAATGAAGATGGAGATAAGGTTTCGGCTTATTATGTTACAGATGGTAAAAAAAATGATGTAGTTATTGATTATCAATTGATTGATGGCTATATGCTGACTTATGTGATTCAGGATTAA